The proteins below come from a single Bradyrhizobium manausense genomic window:
- a CDS encoding LysR family transcriptional regulator has product MARFDTNRSAEMEVFVRVVDLGGFTQAARKLRLTPSGVSKLISRLEARLGSRLINRTTRRLTLTEEGQAFYQRALRILGEMEEAEREAASGATPRGRLTVNSNIPFGMLHLMPLVPRFLAEHPEVTLDLVLTDTLIDLMQERADIAIRVGPLKASRLIARKLGTSRMVVVGSPNYLARSSTPKTPADLAEHRGIGWTFSRIRGGWPFKRGDRTEEAMPPPAVRVSDGEAARRLCLGGAGLARLALFHIGPDINAGRLVPVLQNYNPGDREDIHAVYVGHAAPLPARVRAFIDFLAEHVRVSDPVLKRTGDGTWRLVG; this is encoded by the coding sequence GTTTCGACACCAACCGCTCCGCCGAGATGGAGGTTTTCGTCCGCGTTGTCGATCTCGGCGGCTTCACCCAGGCCGCGCGAAAACTGCGCCTGACGCCATCGGGCGTCAGCAAGCTGATCTCGCGGCTGGAGGCCCGGCTCGGCTCGCGGCTGATCAACCGCACCACGCGCAGGCTGACGCTGACGGAAGAAGGCCAGGCCTTCTACCAGCGTGCGCTACGCATCCTCGGCGAGATGGAGGAGGCCGAGCGCGAAGCGGCATCCGGCGCGACGCCGCGCGGCCGTCTCACGGTCAACAGCAACATTCCTTTCGGCATGCTGCATCTGATGCCGCTGGTCCCGCGCTTCCTCGCGGAGCATCCCGAGGTCACGCTCGATCTCGTGCTGACGGACACGCTGATCGACCTGATGCAGGAGCGCGCCGACATCGCCATTCGCGTCGGTCCACTGAAGGCTTCGCGCCTGATTGCGCGCAAGCTCGGCACCAGCCGCATGGTCGTCGTCGGCTCGCCCAACTACCTGGCACGCTCAAGCACGCCGAAGACTCCGGCGGATCTCGCAGAGCATCGCGGCATCGGCTGGACCTTTTCGCGCATCCGCGGCGGCTGGCCTTTCAAACGCGGCGACCGCACCGAGGAGGCCATGCCGCCGCCGGCCGTCCGCGTCAGCGACGGCGAAGCCGCGCGCCGCCTCTGCCTCGGCGGCGCCGGACTCGCCCGCCTCGCCCTCTTCCATATCGGCCCCGACATCAACGCCGGACGCCTCGTGCCGGTTTTACAAAACTACAATCCCGGCGACCGCGAAGACATCCACGCCGTCTATGTCGGCCACGCAGCGCCCCTGCCCGCACGCGTGCGCGCGTTCATCGACTTCCTGGCGGAGCATGTGCGGGTGAGCGATCCCGTGCTGAAGCGGACGGGGGATGGGACGTGGAGGTTGGTGGGATGA
- a CDS encoding HlyD family secretion protein: GQAAVLRFSAFNQRTTPEINGIVKRISGDIVQDQKSGASYYLVHIATPADEVARLDGLKLLPGMPVDAFIQTGRRTVLSYLVKPLQDQVAKALRER, from the coding sequence GGTCAGGCCGCCGTGTTGCGCTTCTCCGCCTTCAATCAGCGAACGACGCCGGAGATCAACGGCATCGTGAAGCGGATTTCGGGTGACATCGTCCAGGACCAGAAGAGCGGAGCTTCCTACTATCTCGTCCACATCGCGACGCCTGCAGACGAGGTCGCGCGGCTCGACGGCCTGAAGCTGCTGCCGGGAATGCCCGTCGACGCCTTCATCCAGACCGGGCGCCGCACCGTCCTGTCGTACCTGGTCAAGCCCCTGCAGGACCAGGTCGCCAAGGCGCTCCGCGAACGGTGA